Proteins encoded in a region of the Clostridium beijerinckii genome:
- a CDS encoding DUF2334 domain-containing protein — protein MQRNAKLSLFSFLSIALSVFILYQVLSYFNFFRKNLTIINKTLYSSMLPEEKFKSTYTPKIKFSDKPVTKVNDVTLNILNTGNLTNVPMLLKAQRYYLPLTFICSKLNYTLDTSNNSISIYNDSNKILLNETTYEKNSRKGTLRGNLLNNNGSYYISISDIEEIFDLFAVFDFQNKNISLIPNDVKEPEDSAILYSDKIGLIRFEDFGCGYTNVVDKNQTKIKIMANLLFSQGLKFHISWIPRFVVPSANFDNDLLTNDNIVNVGFINVLDYALNKGGEIGLHGYTHQSGNDASGTGEEMSKDVNSTEAETRAVIEKGIDTASALNIPISYYESPHYRDTEQQKKIISEYFQFIYEPYDYTKKNIYKPDDSHLFVPTPLGRIADPSTDTTRMVNTINEGDADTLNSFYYHPSIEIDYINFNLNGNTLNVNYDARSPLQQIVKALKDNDYTTVHIDKLINK, from the coding sequence ATGCAAAGGAATGCTAAACTATCTTTATTTTCTTTTTTATCAATAGCTCTATCTGTCTTTATATTATATCAAGTTCTTTCTTATTTTAATTTTTTTAGAAAGAATCTAACTATTATTAATAAAACATTATACTCAAGTATGTTACCAGAGGAAAAATTTAAAAGTACATATACACCCAAAATTAAATTTTCAGACAAGCCTGTAACAAAGGTAAATGATGTAACCCTAAATATTTTGAATACAGGAAATCTAACTAATGTTCCAATGCTGCTAAAAGCCCAAAGATATTATTTACCACTAACTTTTATTTGCAGTAAACTTAATTATACTTTAGATACTTCTAATAATTCCATATCAATATACAATGATAGTAATAAAATTTTATTAAATGAAACCACTTATGAAAAGAATTCTAGAAAGGGTACTCTTCGTGGTAACTTACTTAACAATAATGGAAGCTATTATATTTCAATTTCAGATATAGAAGAGATTTTTGATTTATTTGCCGTATTTGACTTTCAGAACAAAAATATAAGTTTAATACCTAACGATGTAAAGGAACCAGAAGATTCAGCTATACTATATAGCGATAAAATTGGTTTAATACGTTTTGAAGATTTTGGTTGCGGTTATACAAATGTTGTAGATAAGAATCAAACAAAAATAAAGATAATGGCTAATTTGCTATTTTCCCAAGGACTAAAATTTCATATTTCATGGATACCTAGATTTGTAGTTCCTTCAGCAAATTTTGATAATGATTTGTTGACGAATGATAACATTGTAAATGTAGGATTTATAAATGTATTAGATTATGCTCTTAATAAAGGCGGAGAAATAGGTTTACACGGATATACCCATCAATCTGGCAATGATGCGAGTGGAACTGGTGAAGAAATGTCTAAAGACGTAAATAGTACAGAGGCTGAGACTAGAGCAGTAATCGAAAAAGGTATAGATACTGCAAGTGCTCTAAACATTCCTATCTCGTATTACGAAAGCCCTCATTACAGAGATACTGAGCAACAAAAGAAAATAATTAGTGAATATTTTCAGTTCATATACGAGCCATATGATTATACAAAAAAGAACATATATAAGCCAGATGATTCTCACTTATTTGTCCCAACTCCATTAGGTCGTATAGCTGATCCATCAACAGATACAACTCGTATGGTAAATACTATTAATGAAGGAGATGCTGATACGCTTAATAGCTTTTATTATCATCCATCTATAGAAATAGATTATATAAACTTTAACCTAAATGGAAACACACTTAACGTGAATTATGATGCACGTTCACCTTTGCAACAAATAGTAAAAGCACTTAAAGATAATGATTATACTACCGTTCATATTGATAAACTTATAAATAAGTAA